One Formosa agariphila KMM 3901 genomic window, GTAAAACTTTTAAATCTAATCAATCCGCAATATATTATTCTTAAACCTAGTTTGGTTGGCGGATTTCAAGGTAGTGATTCTTGGATTTCTCTTGCAGAAAAAAAGGCTATTGGTTGGTGGATTACTAGTGCTTTAGAAAGTAACATAGGTTTAAATGCTATTGCACAATATACGTACACTTTACAAAGTAATTTACCACAAGGTCTTGGTACGGGAGGATTATTTACTAATAATTTTGATTCGCCTTTAGAAGTAAAAGCGGGCAAACTACAGTATGTTAAAGATAAAAATTGGAACTATAATTTATAAAAATAAACGATGTATATAACTCAAGCATATAAAGGATTAACAGATTGGTGGCGATACATTGTAGGTGTTATTTTGGCATTTATTGGAATTTCCATATTTTCAGCACCACATCTTATTGCCATTAGCATGAAAACATTGCAAGGTGACGTGGATTTATCTAGAATGGACGACACCAACTACATACTTGGTTTGTTTGAGTCTAATTTGAATTTAATTTTTGTGATGTTACCCTTTTTAGGAGGGTTAATTTTCTTATTTATTGCCGTTAAGTATATTCATAAGTTATCCATTTTAAAGTTAACCACTACTCGAGCAACTATAGATTGGAAACGGGTATTCTTTTCATTTGGTTTGTGGGGAGCAATATCATCACTATTTATAATAATTGATTACACCATGTATCCAGAAAATTATTTGTATAATTTTCAATTGAATAAATTTTTAATTTTACTTGTTATTGCCTTGGTTTTAATACCGTTTCAGACCAGTTTCGAAGAATATATGTTTCGAGGGTATTTAATGCAAGGAATTGGGGTTGTTTCAAAAACGAAATGGTTACCTTTAATTTTAACTTCTGTGATTTTTGGTGGTTTGCATATTGCGAACCCAGAAGTCGAGCAATTAGGATATACTATAATGGTATATTATATAGGAACAGGACTGTTTTTGGGAGTGATGACATTAATGGATGAAGGGATGGAATTGTCGTTAGGTTTTCATGCCGCGAATAATTTTTTTACGGCCCTATTGGTAACATCAGATTGGAGTGCATTGCAAACGTATTCTGTATTTAAAGATATTTCTAATCCAGGAGAAGCCGGTTTTCTTGAAATTTTTCTTCCTGTGTTTGTCATTTTTCCAATATTACTTTTTATCTTTTCAAAGAAATATAATTGGACAGATTGGAAGGAGAAATTAACAGGTCGTGTTGTTCAGCCAATTCCTGAAA contains:
- a CDS encoding CPBP family intramembrane glutamic endopeptidase, with translation MYITQAYKGLTDWWRYIVGVILAFIGISIFSAPHLIAISMKTLQGDVDLSRMDDTNYILGLFESNLNLIFVMLPFLGGLIFLFIAVKYIHKLSILKLTTTRATIDWKRVFFSFGLWGAISSLFIIIDYTMYPENYLYNFQLNKFLILLVIALVLIPFQTSFEEYMFRGYLMQGIGVVSKTKWLPLILTSVIFGGLHIANPEVEQLGYTIMVYYIGTGLFLGVMTLMDEGMELSLGFHAANNFFTALLVTSDWSALQTYSVFKDISNPGEAGFLEIFLPVFVIFPILLFIFSKKYNWTDWKEKLTGRVVQPIPETLLNEDEKTIN